From Mytilus edulis chromosome 9, xbMytEdul2.2, whole genome shotgun sequence, the proteins below share one genomic window:
- the LOC139487453 gene encoding thioredoxin 1-like encodes MTIQISTRIYLQYGHLFTPYLRMVIGSRQKLPRNTADTSLSKFSTKTISQKLCSCHFLTHKLVQKQKLLSINLPSTVRQSLECLSTEPNFEQFIIQSESDFEKKVLESPIPVVVYFYTRTCVPCAVMAPILEDIIVSYGTVINYFKVDVDSHRTLAKTYVQGKSGVKIMPTLIGMKNGQVFSKIRGLKSEEQIKKFVDNLVI; translated from the exons ATGACCATTCAGATTTCTACACGTATTTACTTACAATATGGACATCTCTTTACACCATATTTGAGAATGGTTATTGGATCAAGACAGAAACTACCCCGTAATACAGCAGACACTAGTTTGTCAAAGTTCTCAACAAAAACAATCTCACAGAAGTTATGTAGCTGTCATTTTCTTACACATAAACTGGTACAGAAGCAAAAGTTACTTTCAATAAATCTACCATCAACTGTAAGACAATCTCTAGAATGTTTATCCACAGAACCAAATTTTGAGCAATTTATAATACAAAGTGAGAGTGATTTTGAAAAGAAAGTTTTGGAGAGTCCAATTCCAGTTGTAGTCTACTTCTATACAAG aacttgTGTTCCATGTGCAGTAATGGCACCCATACTTGAAGACATTATAGTTTCCTATGGAACAGtcataaattattttaaagttgATGTAGACAGCCACAGAACTTTGGCTAAGACATATGTACAGGGAAAATCAGGG gTCAAGATTATGCCAACCCTGATTGGAATGAAGAATGGACAAGTTTTTAGT